A stretch of the Uranotaenia lowii strain MFRU-FL chromosome 3, ASM2978415v1, whole genome shotgun sequence genome encodes the following:
- the LOC129756875 gene encoding uncharacterized protein LOC129756875: MVGWKFRGTFPSLWSQRSETLIDHEDVRERDAEAKLKDKIYADSARGAAESNIDVGDTVLMAQPRRKKTDPTFSKERFKVLARHGAKVVIASQSGIQYCRKVDDVKKAPVQISNTTAADEEDLGNSEPVFTELQQGQEQSSTANKVGTRQQQGCIIQRPSKYDDYFVYCVFN; encoded by the exons ATGGTGGGGTGGAAATTCCGTGGTACATTTCCTAGTTTATGGAGTCAGAGATCTGAAACCTTAATTGATCACGAGGACGTACGCGAACGTGATGCTGAAGCAAAACTTAAGGACAAAATTTATGCAGATTCGGCACGCGGTGCAGCTGAGTCTAACATCGACGTTGGTGACACTGTCCTAATGGCTCAGCCCCGGAGAAAGAAAACCGATCCGACGTTTTCCAAAGAACGATTCAAAGTGTTAGCACGTCACGGAGCCAAAGTTGTAATCGCGAGCCAAAGTGGTATCCAATATTGCCGTAAAGTAGACGATGTTAAAAAGGCACCTGTTCAAATTTCTAATACAACGGCAGCCGACGAAGAGGATCTAGGTAATTCGGAACCTGTTTTCACAGAACTACAACAG GGTCAGGAACAAAGTTCGACTGCAAATAAAGTGGGTACACGGCAGCAGCAAGGTTGTATAATTCAACGTCCTTCGAAATATGacgattattttgtttattgcgTCTTTAATTAG